GGAAGAAGGTCTTCTCCGTGGTATGCATGGCCAAGACGATGAGACACAACATCACCGGCAAGGAGACGGAGGAGATCCGCTACTACCTTACCAGCCTGAAGGACATCGGTGATGCAGCTCATTGCATACGTTCGCATTGGATGATTGAAAACAGCCTGCACTGGAACCTTGATACGACCTTTCGCGAGGATGACATGGCCCTGAGTGACAGGAATGCAGCCCTCAACCAGAGCATATTGAACAAGGCATGTCTCTCGCTGTACAAGAAGATGAGCGACCTCATGGGGGGAACACAGAAGATCAGCAAGAAAAGGCTGAGGAAAATCTTCGGCTGGAACTTCAACGATGCCATGTCCCAAGCGCTGACGCTGATGGACCCCGCCACCTTCGCGAAATCTGTGGAGATTATACCGAGAAAGACTACATAGCCGAAAGTGAGCCAAGGCCATAGACAGATGGGGCTCCACCAGGACAGTGGATCTCTTGGTATGTCGTGGGGTATCCTTTATTCACCGTAAATCTCCAAAAACCCTCAAGAATTGGTTACATACAAGCCTCTGATGGTCTCGACAGCCTGAAAGCGTATGTTGGGAATGCAGAAGATGGGTTTAGTGCGTAGGTCCTACTACATCCCCTCTTTCTTACCTGCTATGCCTTTGCAAGAATGAGAGTATGTGTGTATACTTGCCTTGATGTTCTACATCAAAACCAGTTTGAGTGAGGGGCACATGCCACAAGAAGAAGAAAAAAAGCCTGCACAGCAGGATCCACAGATACAGGAAAAACTCCTAAAAACCCGTTCCATCCTTCTCTCGGGAGAGATTAACAAGGAGAGCGCAGAGTCGGTCATCAAGCAGATGCTTATCCTTGAAGGAGAGAGCGATGAACCGATCAAGATTTTCATCAACAGCCCCGGTGGGGATGTCGATGCAGGCTATGCAATCTTTGATATGGCTCGCTTCATCACTGCTCCCGTTACCATGATCGGGATGGGCTTGGTGGCAAGTGCTGCTGCCTTGGTCCTTTTGGCTGTTCCCAAGGAGCAACGCATTGCGCTTCCCAACTCCACCTACCTCATCCACCAGCCGATGAGCGGCATGAAAGGGGTTGCAACTGATATTGAGATTCACGCCCAGCATCTGGAAAAACTGCGTGAGAAACTTGACAAGCTGATCGCACAGGAGACAGGCAAGAGCCTTGAGGAAGTGCGTAGCGATACCGAACGGGATCATTGGCTTAGTGCGGATGAA
This sequence is a window from uncultured Sphaerochaeta sp.. Protein-coding genes within it:
- a CDS encoding ATP-dependent Clp protease proteolytic subunit; the encoded protein is MPQEEEKKPAQQDPQIQEKLLKTRSILLSGEINKESAESVIKQMLILEGESDEPIKIFINSPGGDVDAGYAIFDMARFITAPVTMIGMGLVASAAALVLLAVPKEQRIALPNSTYLIHQPMSGMKGVATDIEIHAQHLEKLREKLDKLIAQETGKSLEEVRSDTERDHWLSADEAQSYGLVSRIVKQRSEL